The following are from one region of the Paenibacillus sp. JZ16 genome:
- a CDS encoding M60 family metallopeptidase yields the protein MKRKQFVSRCYYEIIGKGVERLMGFHTKKWLKLLLAVACTLAAVPPSGKTLMAADGMTEQADVHALGTNTAASLATQHDLDVIYKDLSGYPTVSATYNGGVAAIGDQAFVLAVNPDTTPILAAARYGKGKVVVAGDDSYFKFTSDITDERKTVARNILLWLTEDSETLTYQEALEGKGRLPMLSATWKNYAIETDVPIDLVRLEQFTPEHLDPSRYPVAYVDGTLKDSEVDAVEHYVAQGGHVVVPLKGWVMEQYPHVFLGNEYQGRSGRLSEDFPVQRLLNRMGLGLMNNTASTRTETLPTLTPEQSANYHSLKLLEQAEAIEAGTLSPDQVNVGRPGAGADKKLQVIASVTGGTVSSISPQSPLYAVIEQDASDLESQLTFPLDRSKAPYTSALLAFQLGRIGNDLTAPKSPYADQFPGTVPGDAPRVSGQSVHVNFDYSTFDYLRQGTVPKNWISTGLYAPAGEWVTIHVPEGTQNLDVQVGAHTDNLTSKTEWERPPVITQRKPLLPGENRIRSPYGGLIYLIPTKPQPGVAKDIEISGGVRAPYYILGETSSAEWEDTIRHHPAPWAELQGRRVILTLPSEYIRQLEDPQQLVEKWDAIVDYTEEVAGLSPDQPLPHKSIDLPFRYVADRQISAGYMHAGYPIMFHIDPSAGHAVDISRVTQGGWGFWHETGHEYQQGAWNWNVTGEITVNIYSLYVQEKFGNSSNLLIRNADGKDFYDLAFEYIESDLPGKSFGTSGQLDLFGYLVMFRQLSLAYGWDFYAELHQAYRELPASQLPATNQEEIDTFVIMASKTAGENLTEFFDKWALPYSKSEVQSRIAALNLPLPKQELWRLRETHSLNAPPEIKVDQDSEWSRESVKVTITMTPEAEAAGMRNQYKMDSNGKWTDYTAPIIVETEGQTTIYARAAALSGVTSNEAIKTVKIDRSGPEITTNVTQSVYQTERFTMSPHITDALSGVSAVIVELDDKEAAETLVIEPLTLTAGPHILRITAEDAAGNITVREYPFEVAVDLEQLDDIVRAGEEKGWIDNHGITQSLLAKIANLQQHSPGSVAAEDAITSLENAIKAQQGKHLDFGFAELLLGDIDYIRSRSSAS from the coding sequence GTGAAACGGAAGCAGTTCGTTTCTCGTTGCTATTACGAAATCATCGGCAAAGGAGTTGAGCGGTTGATGGGTTTCCACACCAAAAAGTGGTTGAAGCTGTTATTGGCGGTTGCTTGCACGCTTGCAGCCGTTCCGCCGTCAGGGAAGACACTGATGGCGGCGGATGGAATGACGGAGCAGGCCGACGTTCATGCATTAGGCACGAATACCGCAGCGAGCCTGGCAACCCAGCATGATCTTGATGTAATTTATAAGGATTTGTCCGGTTATCCGACGGTATCGGCCACCTATAACGGCGGTGTCGCGGCCATCGGAGACCAAGCCTTCGTCCTGGCGGTCAACCCCGACACGACGCCGATTCTTGCAGCGGCTCGCTACGGAAAAGGCAAAGTCGTTGTTGCAGGCGATGACTCCTATTTCAAATTCACCTCCGACATTACCGATGAGCGGAAGACGGTGGCACGCAACATCCTCCTGTGGTTAACGGAGGATTCCGAGACGTTGACCTATCAGGAGGCATTGGAAGGCAAGGGGCGATTGCCCATGTTGTCGGCAACGTGGAAGAATTATGCCATCGAAACCGATGTGCCGATCGATCTGGTCCGGTTGGAGCAATTCACGCCTGAGCATTTGGATCCGTCCCGCTACCCCGTAGCTTATGTTGACGGGACGCTGAAGGATAGCGAGGTCGATGCCGTCGAGCATTACGTCGCGCAAGGAGGTCATGTCGTTGTCCCCTTAAAAGGATGGGTGATGGAGCAATATCCGCATGTCTTCCTCGGGAACGAATATCAGGGCCGTTCGGGCAGGCTCAGTGAAGATTTCCCGGTGCAGCGCCTATTGAACCGGATGGGTCTTGGTCTGATGAACAATACGGCGTCGACTCGAACGGAAACCTTGCCCACATTGACACCGGAGCAATCGGCCAATTACCATTCGCTAAAGCTGCTGGAGCAGGCCGAGGCGATTGAGGCTGGAACGCTGTCACCGGATCAGGTGAACGTCGGACGGCCTGGCGCCGGCGCTGACAAGAAGCTGCAAGTCATCGCTTCGGTGACCGGCGGAACCGTCAGCAGCATCTCCCCGCAAAGCCCGCTATATGCTGTGATCGAGCAGGATGCCAGCGATTTGGAGTCCCAGCTTACGTTTCCGCTCGACCGTTCCAAAGCGCCCTATACCAGCGCATTGTTAGCTTTTCAATTGGGACGGATCGGCAATGACCTGACGGCCCCCAAATCCCCTTATGCCGATCAATTTCCCGGGACCGTACCGGGGGACGCGCCGCGAGTGTCGGGACAATCCGTTCACGTGAATTTTGATTATTCAACCTTTGACTATTTACGCCAAGGGACGGTTCCGAAGAATTGGATCAGCACGGGGTTATACGCACCGGCCGGAGAATGGGTAACGATTCATGTTCCTGAAGGTACCCAGAATTTAGATGTGCAGGTAGGGGCTCACACGGATAATTTGACAAGTAAAACGGAATGGGAACGACCTCCGGTCATCACACAGCGGAAGCCGCTCCTTCCGGGCGAGAACCGGATCCGCAGCCCTTATGGCGGCCTGATTTACCTGATTCCGACCAAGCCGCAGCCGGGCGTTGCGAAGGATATTGAAATCAGCGGCGGAGTTCGCGCTCCGTATTATATCCTTGGCGAGACCTCTTCGGCTGAATGGGAAGACACGATTCGGCATCATCCCGCTCCATGGGCAGAGCTTCAGGGACGCAGAGTGATCTTGACGCTTCCGTCCGAGTATATCAGGCAGCTTGAAGATCCGCAGCAATTAGTGGAGAAGTGGGATGCAATCGTGGACTACACAGAGGAAGTCGCGGGGCTTTCCCCGGATCAACCGCTGCCGCACAAAAGTATAGACCTTCCGTTCCGTTACGTTGCGGATCGCCAAATTAGTGCGGGTTATATGCATGCCGGCTATCCGATCATGTTCCACATCGATCCTTCGGCGGGCCACGCCGTGGACATATCCCGAGTTACTCAGGGAGGATGGGGCTTCTGGCACGAGACCGGTCACGAATATCAGCAAGGAGCCTGGAACTGGAACGTAACGGGTGAAATTACGGTAAATATTTACTCCTTATATGTCCAAGAGAAATTCGGCAACAGCAGCAACTTATTGATTCGCAATGCCGATGGGAAAGATTTCTATGACTTAGCGTTTGAATATATCGAAAGCGATCTTCCGGGCAAGTCGTTCGGCACCTCGGGCCAGCTCGATCTTTTCGGCTATCTCGTAATGTTCCGCCAGCTTTCCCTGGCTTACGGATGGGACTTTTATGCTGAGCTTCATCAGGCGTACCGGGAGCTGCCGGCATCCCAGCTGCCAGCGACAAACCAAGAAGAGATCGACACGTTTGTTATCATGGCCTCGAAAACCGCAGGCGAAAACCTGACGGAGTTCTTCGATAAATGGGCGCTTCCGTATTCTAAGTCTGAGGTTCAATCCCGTATCGCCGCCTTGAACTTACCCTTACCTAAGCAGGAGCTTTGGCGCTTAAGGGAGACCCACTCGTTAAATGCTCCTCCCGAGATCAAGGTCGATCAGGATTCCGAGTGGAGCCGCGAATCAGTGAAGGTCACCATCACGATGACACCGGAAGCTGAAGCGGCAGGCATGCGGAACCAGTACAAAATGGACTCCAATGGCAAATGGACCGATTACACGGCTCCCATAATTGTAGAAACAGAAGGTCAGACAACGATATACGCTCGGGCAGCTGCCCTGTCCGGAGTGACAAGTAATGAAGCGATTAAGACGGTGAAGATCGACCGGAGCGGACCGGAAATCACGACAAACGTGACCCAGTCCGTATACCAAACCGAGCGTTTCACCATGTCACCTCACATCACGGACGCATTAAGCGGCGTATCCGCCGTCATCGTGGAACTGGATGACAAGGAAGCTGCGGAAACGCTGGTTATAGAGCCGTTAACGCTGACTGCCGGTCCGCACATCCTTCGCATAACGGCAGAAGATGCAGCCGGGAATATCACGGTTCGCGAATACCCATTCGAGGTTGCTGTCGATCTGGAACAGCTCGACGATATCGTAAGAGCAGGGGAAGAGAAAGGCTGGATCGATAATCACGGCATCACGCAAAGCTTATTGGCCAAAATTGCGAATCTCCAGCAGCATTCGCCTGGAAGCGTAGCAGCTGAGGATGCAATCACTTCGCTGGAGAATGCCATTAAGGCGCAGCAGGGCAAGCATCTCGATTTCGGCTTCGCGGAGCTGCTTCTTGGAGACATAGACTACATCCGAAGCCGCAGCTCGGCTTCCTAG
- a CDS encoding NAD-dependent epimerase/dehydratase family protein, whose product MKRIMVTGALGQIGSDLVAKLRQVYGEEAVLATDIRQIHHETVQSGPFRILDVTDPQAFHEAAKEHRADTIIHLAALLSAKAESNPALAWNLNMGGLLSGLETARALSCQFFTPSSIAAFGADTPKRATPQDTLQRPLTMYGVSKVSGELLCDYYYHKFGVDTRGLRFPGLISHSAPPGGGTTDYAVEMYVDAIRSGSYTSYIDKGTYLDMMYMPDAISAIIALMEADPAKLKHRNAFNVTAMSVDPEGIAASIRRHIPDFSLDYHVDPVRQAIANEWPDSIDATAAREEWGFDVQYDLNHMTDDMVSKLMEKPQADQSKIS is encoded by the coding sequence ATGAAACGAATTATGGTAACCGGTGCGCTCGGGCAGATTGGTTCGGACCTGGTGGCGAAATTGCGGCAAGTTTACGGCGAAGAAGCTGTTCTCGCAACGGACATTCGCCAAATCCATCATGAGACGGTGCAATCAGGACCGTTCCGAATACTGGATGTAACCGACCCCCAAGCTTTCCATGAAGCAGCTAAAGAACACCGCGCGGATACGATTATCCATCTTGCAGCCCTGTTGTCCGCCAAGGCGGAATCCAATCCCGCACTGGCGTGGAACCTGAACATGGGCGGTTTGTTAAGCGGGCTCGAGACGGCACGGGCATTATCCTGCCAGTTCTTTACGCCGAGCTCTATCGCAGCATTCGGGGCGGACACCCCGAAAAGAGCAACGCCGCAAGATACGCTGCAGCGCCCGTTAACGATGTATGGTGTCAGCAAGGTCTCCGGCGAGCTGTTGTGTGACTACTATTACCATAAATTCGGAGTGGATACCCGCGGATTGCGCTTTCCAGGCCTGATCTCCCACTCCGCCCCTCCGGGCGGGGGAACGACGGATTATGCGGTTGAGATGTATGTAGATGCTATTCGCAGCGGCAGCTATACTTCCTACATTGATAAAGGGACCTACCTTGACATGATGTACATGCCGGATGCGATCTCCGCTATCATTGCATTGATGGAAGCGGATCCGGCTAAGCTGAAGCACCGCAATGCCTTTAATGTTACGGCGATGAGCGTCGACCCTGAGGGGATTGCGGCCAGCATCCGCCGCCATATACCGGATTTCAGCCTCGACTATCACGTGGATCCTGTCCGTCAAGCGATTGCGAACGAATGGCCGGATTCTATCGATGCAACTGCGGCACGCGAAGAATGGGGATTTGATGTACAATATGATTTGAACCATATGACCGATGATATGGTGTCAAAGCTTATGGAGAAGCCGCAAGCGGATCAGAGCAAGATCAGTTAA
- a CDS encoding glycine C-acetyltransferase, translating into MSSQSLSAFLQDNLTELKQQGLYNTIQPLESPNGPLITIQGREFVNLSSNNYLGLANDERLKEAAIRATTDFGTGSGAVRSINGTLMLHVELEEKLAQFKGTEAVLTYQSGFNCNMAAISAVMGAGDAILSDELNHASIIDGCRLTKAKVIRFNHSDMDDLRSKAQEARESGLYNKIMVITDGVFSMDGDIAKLPEIVEIAETYDLITYVDDAHGSGVLGGGAGTVKHFGLSERVDIQIGTLSKAVGVVGGYVAGSRDLVDWLKVRSRPFLFSTALPPGTVAACITAIDILQNSKDLQMKLWENTRYLQEGLKHLGYSVGRTETPITPCIIGDEATTQKFSTRLYEEGVYAKSIVFPTVPKGTGRVRNMPTAMHTKEMLDRALSAYETIGRELGLI; encoded by the coding sequence ATGTCCAGTCAATCGTTAAGCGCTTTCTTACAGGATAATCTAACAGAACTCAAGCAGCAAGGACTCTATAATACGATCCAGCCTCTTGAAAGTCCGAATGGTCCGCTTATTACCATTCAGGGTCGTGAATTCGTGAATTTATCTTCCAACAACTATCTGGGACTGGCGAATGATGAGCGATTGAAAGAAGCGGCCATCCGGGCTACGACCGATTTCGGAACCGGAAGCGGCGCCGTTCGCTCCATTAACGGAACGCTCATGCTTCATGTTGAGCTTGAGGAAAAGCTTGCGCAGTTCAAGGGAACCGAAGCGGTGCTGACGTATCAGTCCGGTTTCAATTGCAATATGGCGGCGATCTCGGCGGTGATGGGTGCCGGGGATGCGATTTTGTCGGATGAGCTGAACCATGCGTCCATTATTGACGGCTGCCGATTGACCAAGGCGAAGGTTATCCGTTTTAACCATTCGGACATGGACGATTTGCGTTCGAAAGCGCAAGAAGCGAGAGAATCCGGTTTATATAACAAAATTATGGTCATTACCGACGGCGTGTTCTCGATGGACGGCGATATTGCGAAGCTCCCCGAAATCGTGGAGATCGCCGAGACCTATGATCTGATCACTTATGTGGACGATGCGCATGGCTCAGGTGTTCTTGGCGGCGGAGCAGGTACCGTGAAGCATTTCGGATTGTCGGAGCGAGTGGATATCCAGATCGGCACGCTGTCCAAAGCGGTTGGCGTTGTCGGCGGGTATGTTGCCGGATCACGGGATCTGGTCGATTGGCTCAAGGTCCGCAGCCGGCCGTTCCTGTTCTCCACGGCGCTGCCTCCAGGTACCGTAGCCGCTTGCATTACCGCTATCGACATCCTGCAGAACAGCAAAGACCTGCAAATGAAGCTGTGGGAGAACACCCGTTATCTGCAGGAAGGCCTTAAGCATCTTGGCTATTCCGTCGGCCGTACGGAAACGCCGATTACGCCTTGCATTATTGGAGATGAAGCAACCACCCAGAAATTCAGCACCAGATTGTATGAAGAAGGCGTGTATGCCAAATCGATCGTATTCCCTACGGTGCCAAAAGGCACGGGTAGAGTTCGGAACATGCCTACCGCCATGCATACGAAGGAGATGCTGGATCGCGCACTTTCCGCATATGAAACCATCGGACGCGAACTGGGTCTGATCTAA